From the Ammospiza caudacuta isolate bAmmCau1 chromosome 1, bAmmCau1.pri, whole genome shotgun sequence genome, the window agagcTTCAGGAAAATGCTGAATATTGAAGTACCCAAAAAGGTAAGCTCGTAGAAACTTTCTCAATCTTCAAGTTGGAACCTTGGTCTCATTAGTGACTACAACTGAGCAAAGGTTTTACCATAtgggagattaaaaaaaaaaatctgtatctGACACAAACAACCATTCTTTTCCAAAACCGCCTGCTTCTGTGAGATGCTTGGTATCTGCTTACTtgcatggaaaataaaataactaaaCCTCCACCTAAAGATCTAGGTTCCTAGGGTAACAAAAACAGTTTATGCCACAAGACACAGACTTTGCAAACTTTGTAAATACTATGGGCTACAAACCCAACAGTGATGAGGAGGTGCTACAGAAGCAGGCCAATGCTTTGCTATAATAAGGCAGTATAAGTTAAGCATTAGAAGTTTAAttccagaaaaaagaaaaaaaaactacagTAGAGTGTGATATAGCAGAGCCAGCAGAAACCAGCTGTACAATAGAGGTACTTAACTGCTTTTTTATTGACAGTGTAACAGGGATGAAAAACAGAGCACAAACTTTACCCGCATGAAGCtgcaaaagacaaaacaaaccccaggaAATTCATACAGCTTATGCACATCaaacagcaggacagagggaggTGGAATGAAAAAGGAAGATAACATTCTTTAATATTcaggaaaatgaaacatttctatATAGGAAAGAAGCAAACTCCAACATAAGAAGGGCATGACACTTAGCagaggccaaaacagagaatcCATATTCTTTTGATAAAATATTGCTCTGAAACTTCAGAATAAAGAAGACTCCACAGCAAACAAAGGTCTGCTGTGATTGTAAGTTATGAACACTGGATTTTGGATGCATACAATTCTTTATTAATAAACACAGATAAAGACTGAAGTATCAAAATGCTGATGATGTTTCTGGAGACATTAGATCACCTTTAAGTCAGTGTTGCTAATACATTTCTTTGGGAAAAGCTATTAAGTGATGTGGAAGGACAATTCATACAAAATTCCTTCAGGATCAAGAAGTAACTTCAGGATGCTCTCCAAATGACTTGCCAGTTCTCATACTCTAACAAAAACAAGTTTGCACCTGCTGGTACTAATTGCAACAGCAAATAACAGAAATATGGCAGGCTAGTAATGCACACATTTGACAGCAAATAATACTGCAGCACAGGATCTGGAAGCACTTGCTCTGAAGTCTCTGTTGATTCACAGAACAGTAGCAGAATTAATGAAGTTTTTAGCTGCCCACCCGCTAACTATACCTAATTAGATCAGATGAAAGCACTGTGTGTCACTCTAAAGATCAAAACCTAGAATTTAAGATCTTCAAACAAATAGACTAGTGGGTTGCTCTAATCAGAATGTAGAATGAAGAATGTAATAAACCATTTCATAAAAGTAGATCAAAGTTACTCAATCAGCTGTTACCCTGCTATTTTTGGGACTGACTATTGGTGATTGCCAATCGAGAACAGAGCCACCATAAAgctatttatttaatttaactGCATATGTTTTTCACAAATTAAGATTAAAAAAGAGGACGTAATGTATTACTGTGTTAATGAGACTCTTCTGAATAACACTTCCTGTTAAAAAAGGAttgcaattaaaaagaaaataatcccaCAAAACCAGGTTGAAGAGTAAATGGATGAAGTGTAAGAACAATTAAAGCACTGCAAAGGCTAAGAAAGCAAATAGTGAAtgcaaaaagcaggaaattaCCTGTTTAAATATGTTAACATGCATACAACTGCGTTTGATCTTTTTCTGTGTGGAAGTGAACTTAGAGATTGGGCAGCCACCTAGATCACACCAAAAAAACATGAGTGGCAATTCCTACAGACAGCATCTTGTAAGTGAACAGTTTTCTTCAGTGTCTCTAACTCAGAAGAATGTGGATTACCCTGAACATCTGCCACATTCCAAAGGATGATGGGTTTCACCCGTCAGGTTTGGAGGGaagaaaatatatatgtaattgAAGCTCTGAGACATGTAAGCCTGAGAAAATTAGTTGCCATCTCACAAAGGTCTAGCAGATGCACTGTTCTCCTTAAATGTTCTTTATACCTTTGTGTTTTTTTAGTGTAACATCATATTGGgaattcaattttaaaattattctttaggCATGAAAAGAACAACTTTCCCACTTAATCCATCTACTAGGTAAGTTGGTAATGGCACTGTGTCTGGGTAAGTTAAAGACTGCCAAGTCGAAGTTTGCAAAGTGCCTTATTCAATTGGAATGGTCTCAAGTTTGCAAGTAAAAGGTCTTCCTGAACCTCCTGAGAATGTTGCTGTTGTTTCTCCCACACACCATCCAGAGTAAATCCAACCACCTTCCCCTCACCTGCCAAGTGGGGTAGGGCATTTTGGCACTGTTACTCAATAAAAAGCTAAGACCAGTAAAAATACATGTTACATAAATTACAGAGTCCCCAAAAGCCTCTTCCAGCAGTCTGCCTTCAATAATTTCTGAATTCTTCCATTAATCCCTTCAATAGATATCACGAAAATGAAATCAACCTCATATCAGCCATGCAATTCTGTCATTTCAATTTTATACTCCAATGGCTGAAGACTTTGTACCTCTAAGCCACATTTAGGACATGTAAAATACATATCAAATAAAAAGTTGCTTTTAATACAGTAGTAACAGAAAACATGTGGACAGCCTATGGTATGTGGCATGGTAGGCCATTCCCCACAAAGTGAACATTCCCTGCAGTGAACTGCTAATGAGTTTTCACTATTGGAAAGACCTGCGATAGGCAAGCACCAAGAGGAAATTTTAAGTTTCAGTTTCTGTACATTAATGAGTGGTAGCAGATATATCAAAAACTCAGCAAAGCCATGCCATAAGAGTTCCCTGTTCATGTATTCAAATCCTATCTGACGAACATTTTGTGGCTTGCAAAAAACTGACCTAATTCCTAGAATGCGTTCTGTAAGTGTTGCGAATGCTCCTTTCcgaagaaaaatcagaaaatttacAAGTCCACAAAGCTTAAGAAGTCCAGATCCAAAACCTATATAGCTCTTAATTTTGCAGAAGGATTGCTGTTGACGATTGCTAAATAAATCATAACATCTTTCTTCCAACCATCTTCCACCAACAGTGAAAACAAGATACCATAACTTTTGGTGTTTGCTCAGAGGTTGGTATTTCTCTGACTGAGATAAGTTATTCTTGTATTGAATATTGAGAATGGCCTGTCCCACAGTGGCGTTCTTGGAACAGATAGTGAATTTCCATAATATAAGacataaaaatgcttttacttCTGGTTCAAAACGAGCCAACACCCCAGGTTTAAATCCATGAAAACAGCTGGTAAACTGGGACCACACTAGTTGTTCCAGGGCTTTGTTTAGTTCAAGAGCATCAAGCTGACTTATTCTGAGCACAGGATTCACACTCTTTTCATTTCCAAGGCTGGAGGCCATTTCTTCACAAATAAACTTtctagaaataaaacacaaatagATTTTAGTATAGCAGAgtatttcctatttttatttttataaaaataacaaatttgTAATTTATCAGCAgtagataagaaacaaaaaaaatctcagaatgCTCTATGAATCTGTTATTAATATGCCACAATTCATTTCAGGAAGCTTTACATTAATATAAAATTACTacacatttaaattattttaaaatcttatttttagaagaaattaTGCTTGACCATTTCTCACAAAATGTTAACATTTGGTTATAAAAAAGTGTTCAACATTATCTAGATATTCAGAAAAATCCCCAGATTTATATACATGTACATACATattaataaatttatatatacattaaaATATTGCAGGGAATAATTGTAATATTTAATTGAATATTAAAATAGATCAGAAAGAAGAACTGCAACACTATATGGTGTTTTATGGCGAAATAGGGAAAATGAAATACTAAccaaaaaatctggaaaagaaCAGTGAGGCAGACCAAGTGTTGCCATATGAACACTTCAATTGCTACAGCTGAAAGCAAAACTGTAGAAATACAGACAAATTTAGGAATTACATAAAGATATGGATGAAATCAGGGTGGGAATGAATAAAATTTTCTCAATAAAGGCAGTGAGTTGTTTAGAGAAAAATCATATGAGATCTAAGAAATATTCAGCATTCAGACATAAATTATTATACAGTACTTCACAGAAGTCTGCATATATTTTCTAGAGTGTTTTTGACAGGTGTGGGATTGTGCTACTTGTCGTATAACATTTACAGGCAAGATGATTAATGTATAATAGCAACGTCAACAACTGGATACTCCTCTTGCTCAAGcatcatagaaaaaaaaaaatttttttaaatggtttcttttaaatgttgttGCATCTGAAAGCCTGGCTGAGAAATAAATGCAGTAAATTACCAAAGAAAAATAGAGGCAACATCTCAATGTAAAATTGTGGAGTAATCaatttttgcttccttttgtCAACAGATTAAATCCCAAAGTGATTCAGAAGTATTTTCAGAGAGTATGCAACATATTTCACTTTCTAAACCAATTCTTTGCATAACAGACCTGCAAGGAATCCACAGCCTTCTAGAGAAAGTATAGGAGGTAGTGCCTCAAATTCTTAtttataagagaaaaaaaataaccataCAAGATTACTGTGAGTAAAAGATGCTGTAGAGGCTCTTGGTAGCAATGGTTGCTACTGATGTCaataatactaaaaaaaaatccttcaaacaGACAACCATGTTTGCTGAACAAGAACACCCCAGAAGTTTTAAAACACAATATAAAACATCATCTGTAGCTTTCCTACTGTTTTCCATATTCATAATTACTTATCACTGCAAGGAAATATGACTTTGTCTTTAGTGTAGGGTGTATAACAGTTGTTTCCAATTAGCTAGGACTGCTACATGGGTAGAGCACACAACAGCTCCACTTAGCTTTTCTAAACTACTTCTTCCTTTATTAGCAGGCAAAACATGGCTGAAGGTGGGATAAGGCCACAGCCATAGGGTTCATTTTCACACCAGCTGGAAAAACCAGGATACAAAGCCTATATAACCAAACCTGTCTCCCTCACACTTAGTCCTTTCTGTAGCAGAAACCAAAGCACAGGAAACATTTTCCAGTATGATTCAAATAACTTCCCTCCTCTAATTTATGATCAAAGGGTCAATTCAACCCCTACTGGATTTTACTGCATCACTTCA encodes:
- the PEX2 gene encoding peroxisome biogenesis factor 2, yielding MASSLGNEKSVNPVLRISQLDALELNKALEQLVWSQFTSCFHGFKPGVLARFEPEVKAFLCLILWKFTICSKNATVGQAILNIQYKNNLSQSEKYQPLSKHQKLWYLVFTVGGRWLEERCYDLFSNRQQQSFCKIKSYIGFGSGLLKLCGLVNFLIFLRKGAFATLTERILGIRSVFCKPQNVRQIGFEYMNRELLWHGFAEFLIYLLPLINVQKLKLKISSWCLPIAGLSNSENSLAVHCRECSLCGEWPTMPHTIGCPHVFCYYCIKSNFLFDMYFTCPKCGLEVQSLQPLEYKIEMTELHG